In Salana multivorans, a single genomic region encodes these proteins:
- a CDS encoding alpha-N-arabinofuranosidase, whose product MTAGAGPDVAARVVVDPAFRVGRVRPRLFGSFVEHLGRCVYGGIHDPGHPLADEDGFRTDVIDLVRELGVTMVRYPGGNFVSGYRWEDGIGPVEDRPRRLDLAWHSTEPNTVGLDEFMVWAAKAGVEPMMAINLGTRGVAEALDVLEYSNVAAGTALSELRRSNGADDPHGIRLWCLGNEMDGPWQTGHKTPEEYGRLAAATARAMRQLQPDLELVACGSSFPGMPTFGAWEHAVLRETYDLVDLVSAHIYFNEREVGLAAYLGSAVAMDGFIDSVVATIDAVRAELKSDRVLGISFDEWNVSRVRPESVPPSGDDWPVAPAILEDHYTVADAVVVGSLLISLLRHADRVHAAAQAQLVNVIAPIMTEPGAGTWKQTIFHPFAQAAALARGVVLRAAVESPTYPTQAYGDVPLVDATATWDEEAGEVTVFAVSRAQDEPLQLEVALRWAHVEVVSATTYWHADPTWQASADDDATVLPREAADVRVEGGVVRLDLPPISWNVVRLRVAGPS is encoded by the coding sequence ATGACGGCCGGTGCCGGCCCGGACGTCGCGGCCCGGGTCGTGGTGGACCCGGCGTTCCGGGTCGGCCGCGTCCGGCCGCGGCTGTTCGGCTCCTTCGTCGAGCACCTCGGGCGGTGCGTCTACGGCGGCATCCACGACCCCGGCCACCCGCTGGCGGACGAGGACGGCTTCCGCACCGACGTGATCGACCTCGTGCGCGAGCTCGGCGTCACGATGGTCCGCTACCCGGGTGGGAACTTCGTGTCGGGGTATCGGTGGGAGGACGGGATCGGGCCGGTGGAGGATCGGCCGCGGCGGCTGGATCTGGCGTGGCACTCCACGGAGCCGAATACGGTGGGGCTGGACGAGTTCATGGTCTGGGCCGCCAAGGCCGGGGTCGAGCCGATGATGGCGATCAACCTCGGCACCCGCGGCGTCGCCGAGGCGCTCGACGTGCTGGAGTACAGCAACGTCGCAGCCGGGACGGCCCTGTCCGAGCTGAGGCGCTCCAACGGGGCCGACGATCCGCACGGGATCCGGCTGTGGTGCCTCGGCAACGAGATGGACGGGCCGTGGCAGACCGGCCACAAGACCCCGGAGGAGTACGGACGGCTCGCCGCGGCCACCGCCCGGGCCATGCGTCAGCTCCAGCCCGACCTCGAGCTCGTCGCCTGCGGGTCGTCGTTCCCCGGGATGCCGACCTTCGGCGCCTGGGAGCACGCCGTCCTGCGCGAGACCTACGACCTGGTCGACCTCGTCTCCGCGCACATCTACTTCAACGAGCGCGAGGTGGGCCTGGCGGCCTACCTCGGCTCCGCCGTCGCGATGGACGGCTTCATCGACTCGGTGGTCGCCACCATCGACGCCGTGCGGGCGGAGCTGAAGTCCGACCGGGTCCTCGGCATCTCCTTCGACGAGTGGAACGTCTCCCGGGTGCGGCCGGAGTCGGTCCCGCCCAGCGGCGACGACTGGCCCGTCGCCCCCGCGATCCTCGAGGACCACTACACGGTCGCGGACGCCGTGGTCGTCGGGAGCCTGCTCATCTCGCTGCTGCGGCACGCCGACCGGGTGCACGCGGCGGCCCAGGCCCAGCTCGTCAACGTCATCGCGCCGATCATGACGGAGCCGGGCGCCGGGACGTGGAAGCAGACGATCTTCCACCCGTTCGCCCAGGCGGCGGCCCTCGCGCGCGGCGTCGTCCTGCGCGCGGCGGTCGAGTCGCCGACGTACCCGACCCAGGCGTACGGCGACGTGCCCCTGGTGGACGCGACCGCCACCTGGGACGAGGAGGCCGGTGAGGTCACCGTGTTCGCCGTGAGCCGCGCGCAGGACGAACCGCTCCAGCTCGAGGTCGCGCTGCGCTGGGCGCACGTCGAGGTGGTCTCCGCCACGACGTACTGGCACGCGGACCCGACCTGGCAGGCGAGCGCGGACGACGACGCGACGGTGCTGCCGCGGGAGGCGGCGGACGTGCGGGTCGAGGGCGGGGTCGTGCGCCTCGACCTGCCGCCGATCTCGTGGAACGTCGTGCGGCTCAGGGTGGCCGGGCCGAGCTGA
- a CDS encoding MazG family protein, producing the protein MTDRASSDGASAERPSTDRAQPPSSAPAERVAAALLDAVAVMHELRSPGGCPWDAEQTTASLAPYAVEEAFEVAEAAESGDLDALREELGDLLLQVLFHARVASEVPASAGGFSLADVAEGLSAKLRRRHPHVFPDASGSVTDASDAEAVNRQWDRIKAAERAASAEPGAAGAAADGSGRSSVLDGIPEALPALMRAQKVLRRARRAGIAVGPVFPDALDDLRPAGEGAAADAAADALAAEVGAELLAVVARAEAAGVDAEGALRAQVRGIGAQVREAEHRG; encoded by the coding sequence GTGACGGACCGCGCGTCGAGCGACGGCGCGTCGGCCGAGCGCCCGTCGACCGACCGCGCGCAGCCGCCGAGCTCCGCGCCGGCCGAGCGGGTCGCCGCCGCGCTGCTCGACGCCGTCGCGGTCATGCACGAGCTGCGCTCGCCGGGCGGCTGCCCGTGGGACGCGGAGCAGACCACCGCCTCGCTCGCGCCGTACGCGGTGGAGGAGGCGTTCGAGGTGGCGGAGGCCGCCGAGTCCGGCGACCTCGACGCGCTGCGCGAGGAGCTCGGCGACCTGCTGCTCCAGGTGCTGTTCCACGCCCGGGTCGCCTCGGAGGTGCCGGCCTCGGCCGGCGGGTTCTCGCTCGCCGACGTGGCCGAGGGGCTGAGCGCCAAGCTGCGCCGCCGCCACCCGCACGTGTTCCCCGACGCCTCGGGGTCCGTGACCGACGCCAGCGACGCCGAGGCCGTCAACCGGCAGTGGGACCGGATCAAGGCGGCCGAGCGGGCCGCGTCCGCGGAGCCGGGCGCCGCCGGTGCGGCTGCCGACGGCTCGGGACGCTCGTCCGTGCTCGACGGCATCCCGGAGGCGCTGCCGGCGCTCATGCGCGCGCAGAAGGTCCTGCGGCGCGCCCGGCGCGCCGGCATCGCGGTGGGCCCGGTCTTCCCCGATGCGCTCGACGACCTCCGTCCGGCGGGCGAGGGCGCGGCTGCCGATGCCGCCGCCGACGCGCTGGCCGCCGAGGTCGGCGCCGAGCTGCTGGCCGTCGTCGCGCGCGCCGAGGCGGCGGGCGTCGACGCGGAGGGCGCGCTGCGCGCCCAGGTCCGCGGCATCGGCGCCCAGGTCCGCGAGGCGGAGCACCGGGGCTGA
- the mfd gene encoding transcription-repair coupling factor, with amino-acid sequence MKLSGILPILAEDAATRAALAVLPARGELDVVAPAGVRAPFLAELADAAGSGGGTRDGGGARQLVVVTATGRDADELAAALRAYLPADSVAVLPAWETLPHERLSPRADTVAKRLAVLRRLAHPEVAEAPGVPGAGAPDAGARPGHGGPIRVLVVPSRALLQPVATGLGDLAPVSARAGETHRIEDLAAALTAAAYTRVDMVEKRGDFAVRGGILDVFPPTEDHPLRLDFWGDDIEEIRWFAVADQRSLEIAPDGLWAPPCRELLLTPRVRERALGLRDALPGATDMLERMAEGIAVEGMESLTPALVDGMEQVLDLVDPDALLVLVDPERIRRRAHDLVATTDEFLAAAWTSAAAGGSVPLDLSAASFVTLAQARATAARRGLGWWSLTPFALGGVDDADAPADADASADADEPIGAATTLRVDARDVEGYRGEIARAITDLRDLIRDGWRLVLVTEGAGPARRWSEQLGEADVAARLVADLPEEPEPGVVHVTTATIGKGFVMPAERFAIFTEADLTGRAGTSTRDMRALAPRRRNVVDPLALRAGDYVVHEQHGVGRFVELVQRTVTAGGRPGSDSSAMREYLVIEYAASKRGQPGDRLYVPTDALDQVTKYVGGEAPSLSKMGGADWKNTKAKARKAVKEIAGELVRLYAARQATQGHTFGPDTPWQRELEDAFDYVETADQLVTIDEVKRDMERSVPMDRLILGDVGYGKTEVAVRAAFKAVQDGKQVAVLVPTTLLVSQHLQTFTERYAGFPVNVAALSRFQTDAESKTVKEGVADGTIDVVIGTHRLLTGEVRFKDLGLVIIDEEQRFGVEHKETLKQLRTNVDVLAMSATPIPRTLEMAVTGIREMSTLATPPEERHPVLTFVGPYEEKQITAAIRRELLREGQVFYVHNRVESIEKAASRLAELVPEARIGVAHGKMNEHQLERVIQDFWEKRLDVLVSTTIVETGLDIANANTLILERADVLGLSQLHQLRGRVGRGRERAYAYFLYPPEKPLTETAHDRLATIAANTDLGAGMQVALKDLEIRGAGNLLGGEQSGHIAGVGFDLYVRMVSEAVGRYRGEDVEELADVTIELPLDAHIPHEYVPHERLRLEAYTKIASAATPEDVEAVREELVDRYGPVPPSVELLFQVAGLRTVARSVGVTAITAQGQFIRFAPVELPDSGVVRLKRLYPRSIIKAAVRTILVPAPTQRSSSSPVAGEMLRDGPLVEWVLGVLRGVVGGSVAAAAATAAAASDGTGDRASSAWSLGARRG; translated from the coding sequence ATGAAGCTGTCCGGCATCCTCCCGATCCTTGCCGAGGACGCAGCGACCCGCGCCGCCCTCGCCGTCCTGCCCGCGCGGGGCGAGCTCGACGTCGTCGCGCCCGCGGGCGTCCGCGCCCCGTTCCTCGCCGAGCTCGCGGACGCCGCCGGGAGCGGCGGTGGCACCCGGGACGGCGGCGGCGCCCGGCAGCTCGTCGTCGTGACGGCGACGGGTCGCGACGCCGACGAGCTGGCCGCCGCGCTGCGCGCCTACCTGCCCGCCGACTCCGTCGCGGTGCTGCCGGCCTGGGAGACGCTGCCGCACGAGCGACTCAGCCCGCGCGCCGACACGGTGGCCAAGCGCCTCGCCGTGCTGCGCCGGCTGGCCCACCCCGAGGTCGCGGAGGCTCCGGGCGTGCCCGGGGCCGGCGCACCCGACGCCGGCGCCCGCCCCGGGCACGGCGGGCCGATCCGCGTCCTCGTCGTGCCGTCGCGCGCCCTCCTCCAGCCCGTCGCCACGGGGCTGGGCGACCTCGCCCCGGTGAGCGCGCGCGCGGGCGAGACGCACCGCATCGAGGACCTCGCGGCCGCGCTGACGGCGGCGGCCTACACGCGCGTCGACATGGTCGAGAAGCGCGGCGACTTCGCCGTCCGGGGCGGCATCCTCGACGTGTTCCCGCCGACCGAGGACCACCCGCTGCGGCTCGACTTCTGGGGCGACGACATCGAGGAGATCCGCTGGTTCGCGGTCGCGGACCAGCGCAGCCTCGAGATCGCGCCCGACGGGCTGTGGGCGCCGCCGTGCCGCGAGCTGCTCCTCACGCCGCGGGTGCGCGAGCGGGCGCTCGGCCTGCGTGACGCCCTGCCCGGCGCGACCGACATGCTCGAGCGGATGGCCGAGGGCATCGCCGTCGAGGGCATGGAGTCGCTGACGCCGGCGCTCGTCGACGGCATGGAGCAGGTGCTCGACCTCGTCGACCCGGACGCGCTCCTCGTCCTGGTCGATCCCGAGCGCATCCGCCGCCGGGCGCACGACCTCGTGGCGACGACGGACGAGTTCCTCGCCGCCGCCTGGACCTCGGCGGCCGCCGGCGGCTCGGTCCCGCTCGACCTGTCGGCCGCGAGCTTCGTCACGCTCGCGCAGGCGCGTGCGACGGCTGCGCGGCGCGGGCTCGGCTGGTGGTCGCTCACGCCGTTCGCGCTCGGCGGTGTCGACGACGCGGACGCCCCGGCCGACGCGGACGCCTCGGCCGACGCGGACGAGCCGATCGGCGCCGCGACCACGCTCCGCGTCGACGCGCGCGACGTCGAGGGGTACCGCGGCGAGATCGCGCGGGCGATCACGGACCTGCGCGACCTGATCCGCGACGGCTGGCGGCTCGTGCTCGTCACCGAGGGCGCCGGGCCGGCGCGCCGCTGGTCCGAGCAGCTCGGCGAGGCGGACGTCGCGGCGCGGCTCGTGGCCGACCTGCCCGAGGAGCCCGAGCCCGGTGTCGTCCACGTGACGACCGCGACGATCGGCAAGGGCTTCGTCATGCCGGCGGAGCGGTTCGCCATCTTCACCGAGGCCGACCTCACCGGCCGCGCCGGCACGTCGACGCGCGACATGCGGGCCCTCGCCCCGCGGCGGCGCAACGTCGTCGACCCGCTCGCGCTGCGCGCCGGCGACTACGTCGTGCACGAGCAGCACGGCGTCGGGCGGTTCGTCGAGCTGGTCCAGCGCACCGTCACGGCCGGCGGCCGGCCGGGCAGCGACAGCTCGGCGATGCGCGAGTACCTCGTCATCGAGTACGCGGCGAGCAAGCGCGGTCAACCGGGTGACCGGCTCTACGTGCCGACCGACGCGCTCGACCAGGTCACGAAGTACGTCGGCGGCGAGGCGCCGAGCCTGTCGAAGATGGGCGGCGCCGACTGGAAGAACACCAAGGCGAAGGCGCGCAAGGCGGTCAAGGAGATCGCCGGCGAGCTGGTCCGGCTCTACGCGGCACGGCAGGCGACCCAGGGGCACACCTTCGGCCCTGACACCCCGTGGCAGCGCGAGCTGGAGGACGCCTTCGACTACGTCGAGACGGCCGACCAGCTCGTCACGATCGACGAGGTCAAGCGGGACATGGAGAGGTCGGTCCCGATGGACCGGCTCATCCTCGGCGACGTCGGCTACGGCAAGACCGAGGTCGCCGTGCGGGCCGCGTTCAAGGCGGTCCAGGACGGCAAGCAGGTCGCCGTCCTCGTGCCGACGACGCTCCTCGTCTCCCAGCACCTGCAGACCTTCACGGAGCGGTACGCGGGCTTCCCGGTCAACGTCGCCGCGCTCTCCCGGTTCCAGACGGACGCGGAGTCGAAGACGGTCAAGGAGGGCGTCGCCGACGGGACGATCGACGTCGTCATCGGCACCCACCGCCTGCTCACCGGCGAGGTCCGGTTCAAGGACCTCGGCCTCGTCATCATCGACGAGGAGCAGCGGTTCGGCGTCGAGCACAAGGAGACGCTCAAGCAGCTCCGGACCAACGTCGACGTCCTCGCGATGAGCGCGACGCCCATCCCGCGCACGCTGGAGATGGCCGTCACGGGCATCCGGGAGATGTCGACGCTCGCGACCCCGCCGGAGGAGCGCCACCCCGTGCTCACCTTCGTCGGGCCGTACGAGGAGAAGCAGATCACCGCGGCGATCCGTCGCGAGCTGCTGCGCGAGGGCCAGGTCTTCTACGTCCACAACCGCGTCGAGTCGATCGAGAAGGCGGCGTCGCGGCTCGCCGAGCTCGTGCCGGAGGCGCGGATCGGCGTCGCGCACGGGAAGATGAACGAGCACCAGCTCGAGCGGGTCATCCAGGACTTCTGGGAGAAGCGGCTCGACGTGCTCGTCTCCACCACGATCGTCGAGACCGGGCTCGACATCGCCAACGCGAACACGCTCATCCTCGAGCGGGCCGACGTGCTCGGCCTCTCCCAGCTCCACCAGCTCCGCGGACGCGTCGGCCGCGGACGGGAGCGCGCCTACGCCTACTTCCTCTACCCGCCGGAGAAGCCGCTCACCGAGACGGCGCACGACCGGCTCGCCACCATCGCGGCCAACACGGACCTCGGTGCCGGCATGCAGGTCGCGCTCAAGGACCTGGAGATCCGCGGCGCGGGCAACCTGCTCGGCGGCGAGCAGTCGGGGCACATCGCCGGCGTCGGGTTCGACCTGTACGTCCGGATGGTCTCCGAGGCGGTCGGCCGCTACCGGGGCGAGGACGTCGAGGAGCTGGCCGACGTCACGATCGAGCTGCCGCTCGACGCGCACATCCCGCACGAGTACGTTCCGCACGAGCGGCTGCGGCTCGAGGCGTACACCAAGATCGCCTCGGCGGCGACGCCCGAGGACGTCGAGGCGGTGCGCGAGGAGCTGGTGGACCGCTACGGTCCCGTGCCGCCGAGCGTCGAGCTGCTGTTCCAGGTGGCCGGCCTGCGGACCGTCGCGCGGTCGGTCGGGGTCACCGCCATCACCGCCCAGGGCCAGTTCATCCGGTTCGCGCCGGTCGAGCTGCCCGACTCCGGCGTCGTCCGGCTCAAGCGGCTCTACCCCCGCTCGATCATCAAGGCGGCGGTCCGCACGATCCTCGTGCCGGCCCCGACGCAGCGCTCGTCGTCCTCGCCCGTCGCGGGGGAGATGCTGCGCGACGGCCCGCTCGTGGAGTGGGTGCTCGGCGTGCTGCGCGGCGTCGTCGGCGGCAGCGTCGCGGCCGCCGCCGCCACGGCCGCCGCGGCCAGCGACGGGACGGGTGACCGGGCGTCGTCCGCGTGGTCCCTCGGGGCCCGGCGCGGCTAG
- the pth gene encoding aminoacyl-tRNA hydrolase, which produces MTSPWLVVGLGNPGAQYEGNRHNVGAMVLAELARRMGGRLTSHKARASVLDGRLGLLPGGVPGPRVVLARPATYMNLSGGPVAALAQFYGIDADHVVVLHDELDIPAHEVRIKKGGGEGGHNGLRSISSAIATKDYVRVRIGVGRPPGRQDPADYVLSNFPASDRDDLGVTIQLAADAVEDIVTSGVLAAQNTWNAKS; this is translated from the coding sequence ATGACCAGCCCGTGGCTCGTGGTCGGTCTCGGCAACCCCGGCGCGCAGTACGAGGGGAACCGGCACAACGTCGGGGCGATGGTGCTGGCCGAGCTGGCGCGCCGGATGGGCGGGCGGCTCACCTCGCACAAGGCGCGCGCGAGCGTGCTCGACGGCCGGCTCGGCCTGCTGCCGGGCGGTGTCCCGGGTCCGCGCGTCGTGCTGGCCCGCCCCGCCACGTACATGAACCTCTCCGGCGGCCCCGTCGCCGCGCTGGCGCAGTTCTACGGGATCGATGCCGACCACGTCGTCGTGCTGCACGACGAGCTGGACATCCCGGCGCACGAGGTGCGGATCAAGAAGGGCGGCGGCGAGGGCGGCCACAACGGCCTGCGCTCGATCTCCTCCGCCATCGCGACGAAGGACTACGTGCGCGTCCGGATCGGCGTCGGACGCCCCCCCGGTCGGCAGGACCCGGCCGACTACGTGCTGTCCAACTTCCCGGCGTCCGACCGGGACGACCTCGGCGTCACCATCCAGCTCGCGGCCGACGCGGTGGAGGACATCGTGACGAGCGGCGTGCTGGCGGCGCAGAACACCTGGAACGCGAAGTCCTGA
- a CDS encoding 50S ribosomal protein L25/general stress protein Ctc, protein MSDVINGTKRTEFGKGAARRLRRAKQVPAVLYGHGTDPVHLALPTHDVFMLVKGSANAVVEISFEGGKELALVKSVQRDVVSNDIEHLDLLLVRRGEKVTVDVPVHVVGESAVGTNHQLELLTLELQAEATNIPEVIEVDVDGLTDGTVVRVGDLKLPQGVTTEIDPEADVLTVSEIRVVEDEADTETGAEEA, encoded by the coding sequence ATGTCCGATGTCATCAACGGCACGAAGCGCACCGAGTTCGGCAAGGGCGCTGCCCGTCGCCTCCGTCGCGCCAAGCAGGTTCCCGCGGTCCTCTACGGCCACGGCACCGACCCCGTCCACCTCGCGCTCCCGACGCACGACGTGTTCATGCTCGTCAAGGGCTCCGCGAACGCGGTCGTCGAGATCAGCTTCGAGGGCGGCAAGGAGCTCGCGCTCGTCAAGTCCGTGCAGCGCGACGTCGTCTCGAACGACATCGAGCACCTCGACCTCCTCCTCGTCCGTCGCGGCGAGAAGGTGACCGTCGACGTCCCCGTCCACGTCGTCGGCGAGTCCGCCGTCGGGACGAACCACCAGCTCGAGCTCCTCACCCTCGAGCTCCAGGCCGAGGCCACGAACATCCCCGAGGTCATCGAGGTCGACGTCGACGGCCTGACCGACGGCACCGTCGTCCGGGTCGGCGACCTCAAGCTCCCCCAGGGCGTCACCACCGAGATCGACCCCGAGGCCGACGTCCTCACGGTCTCCGAGATCCGCGTGGTCGAGGACGAGGCCGACACCGAGACCGGGGCCGAGGAGGCCTGA
- a CDS encoding CYTH domain-containing protein, whose protein sequence is MERNDPPSLESLADAQDFEYERRFLVTDFPAQLRDAPALIVQSYYLADAGYALRVRVQASDVEANLSASSRPLEVLAEFHDAATLATVTIKGPAVGGTRYESERHVDPDVAVELIRRGGMPMVKTRYSVWAGSDGWAVDVFGGANAPLVVAECERSAPVTDLEIPSWCVTELTDDRRFSNESLAARPYGEWAATYLAELAAAGPRMRGDFGTNAQLLPE, encoded by the coding sequence GTGGAACGCAACGATCCGCCGTCGCTGGAGTCCCTCGCCGACGCGCAGGACTTCGAGTACGAGCGCCGGTTCCTCGTGACCGACTTCCCGGCGCAGCTCCGCGACGCGCCCGCCCTCATCGTGCAGTCCTACTACCTGGCCGACGCGGGCTACGCCCTCCGCGTCCGGGTCCAGGCCAGCGACGTGGAGGCCAACCTGTCGGCGTCCTCCCGGCCGCTCGAGGTGCTGGCCGAGTTCCACGACGCCGCGACGCTGGCGACGGTCACCATCAAGGGGCCGGCCGTCGGCGGGACCCGGTACGAGTCGGAGCGGCACGTCGACCCGGACGTCGCGGTCGAGCTGATCCGCCGCGGCGGGATGCCGATGGTCAAGACGCGCTACTCGGTGTGGGCCGGCTCGGACGGCTGGGCCGTCGATGTGTTCGGCGGCGCGAACGCCCCGCTCGTCGTCGCGGAGTGCGAGCGCTCGGCCCCGGTCACCGACCTCGAGATCCCGTCGTGGTGCGTCACCGAGCTGACCGACGACCGACGGTTCTCGAACGAGTCGCTCGCCGCCCGCCCCTACGGGGAGTGGGCCGCCACCTACCTGGCCGAGCTAGCCGCCGCCGGACCCCGGATGCGCGGCGACTTCGGCACCAACGCCCAGCTTCTCCCGGAGTGA
- a CDS encoding inositol monophosphatase family protein — protein MSDLTPGPVPVAHVGPDATADDTADAALAVAAVRAGLAVIATAPTRDVVAVKGHAADLLTATDLAAEEAIRAVLSSSDLPVQGEEGSPDLDAPDRWIVDPVDGTANFVADIGLVASNVALARGGRPVAGATGEMPSGRIVWSALGRGTWEVPPSGEAFRTRTYRGDLAAGCVTVGDFSWTNSGPWPGRTRARIVTAVSDVVGRLRMVGSSATELIWVATGRTSAAVLFGNHPWDTAAGVLAVREAGGVALDVHGEPWTFGSDSVLAAATEADAERLLDVIGNA, from the coding sequence ATGTCCGACCTCACCCCCGGCCCGGTCCCCGTCGCGCACGTCGGACCCGACGCGACCGCCGACGACACCGCCGACGCCGCCCTCGCGGTCGCCGCCGTCCGGGCCGGCCTCGCCGTGATCGCCACGGCGCCGACCCGCGACGTCGTCGCCGTCAAGGGTCACGCTGCCGACCTGCTCACGGCCACCGACCTGGCCGCCGAGGAGGCGATCCGCGCGGTCCTCAGCTCCTCGGACCTGCCCGTCCAGGGCGAGGAGGGCTCCCCCGACCTCGACGCCCCCGACCGGTGGATCGTCGACCCGGTCGACGGGACCGCCAACTTCGTCGCGGACATCGGCCTGGTCGCGAGCAACGTCGCGCTCGCCCGCGGTGGCCGCCCGGTCGCCGGCGCCACCGGCGAGATGCCGAGCGGTCGCATCGTGTGGAGCGCGCTCGGCCGCGGCACGTGGGAGGTCCCGCCGTCGGGCGAGGCGTTCCGCACGCGGACCTACCGCGGCGACCTCGCGGCCGGGTGCGTCACCGTCGGCGACTTCTCGTGGACGAACTCCGGTCCGTGGCCCGGCCGGACGCGCGCCCGGATCGTCACGGCCGTGTCGGACGTCGTCGGGCGGCTGCGGATGGTCGGCAGCTCCGCGACCGAGCTGATCTGGGTCGCCACCGGCCGGACGAGCGCCGCCGTGCTGTTCGGCAACCACCCGTGGGACACGGCGGCCGGCGTGCTCGCCGTGCGCGAGGCGGGCGGCGTCGCGCTCGACGTCCACGGTGAGCCGTGGACGTTCGGGTCGGACTCCGTGCTGGCGGCGGCCACCGAGGCCGACGCGGAGCGGCTGCTCGACGTCATCGGGAACGCCTGA
- a CDS encoding ribose-phosphate diphosphokinase, which produces MSGITTFGERRLVLISGRAHPELAERVAEELGVDLVPTTAYDFASGEIYVRFQESVRGADAFALQSMTAPINQWIMEQLLMVDALKRASVKTITAVMPFFPYARQDKKHRGREPISARLMADLYKTAGADRLMSVDLHAAQAQGFFDGPVDHLFAMPTLVDYVRTRVDTANVTVVSPDAGRIRVAEQWAAKLGGNPLAFVHKTRDITRPNSAVANRVIGEVAGRDCVLVDDLIDTGGTIAEAVRVLRENDARSVMIVATHGVLSDPAPRRLAECGASEVVITDTLPIPRDKRFPGLTVLSIAPLLARAIREVFDEGSVTSLFDGNA; this is translated from the coding sequence ATGAGCGGCATCACCACGTTCGGCGAGCGGCGGCTCGTCCTCATCTCGGGACGGGCGCACCCGGAGCTCGCCGAGCGGGTCGCGGAGGAGCTCGGCGTCGACCTCGTGCCGACGACCGCCTACGACTTCGCCTCCGGTGAGATCTACGTGCGGTTCCAGGAGAGCGTGCGCGGCGCCGACGCCTTCGCGCTGCAGAGCATGACGGCCCCGATCAACCAGTGGATCATGGAGCAGCTGCTCATGGTCGACGCGCTCAAGCGGGCCTCGGTCAAGACGATCACGGCCGTCATGCCGTTCTTCCCCTACGCCCGGCAGGACAAGAAGCACCGCGGCCGCGAGCCGATCTCGGCCCGCCTCATGGCCGATCTCTACAAGACCGCCGGCGCCGACCGGCTCATGTCGGTCGACCTGCACGCCGCGCAGGCGCAGGGCTTCTTCGACGGCCCGGTCGACCACCTGTTCGCCATGCCGACGCTGGTCGACTACGTCCGCACCCGCGTCGACACGGCGAACGTCACCGTCGTCTCGCCCGACGCCGGCCGGATCCGCGTGGCCGAGCAGTGGGCGGCGAAGCTCGGGGGCAACCCGCTCGCGTTCGTCCACAAGACGCGCGACATCACGCGCCCGAACTCGGCCGTCGCCAACCGCGTCATCGGCGAGGTCGCGGGCCGCGACTGCGTGCTCGTCGACGACCTCATCGACACCGGCGGCACCATCGCCGAGGCCGTCCGCGTGCTCCGGGAGAACGACGCCCGGTCCGTCATGATCGTCGCGACGCACGGCGTCCTGTCCGACCCCGCCCCGCGCCGTCTCGCCGAGTGCGGCGCCAGCGAGGTCGTCATCACCGACACCCTCCCGATCCCGCGGGACAAGCGGTTCCCCGGCCTCACGGTCCTGTCGATCGCGCCGCTCCTGGCGCGCGCGATCCGCGAGGTGTTCGACGAGGGCTCGGTCACCAGCCTGTTCGACGGCAACGCCTGA